The Pseudomonas saponiphila DNA window GCCACCTGGAGGGCGATGAAGCCCTGCGCAAGGTGGCCACGGCGATCCGCGAGGCCAGCAGCCGGCCCTCGGACCTGCCGGCGCGCTATGGCGGCGAAGAGTTCGTGCTGGTGCTGCCCAACACCTCGCCGGGCGGGGCGCGACTGGTGGCCGAAAAGCTGCGCCAGACCGTCGAAGCCCTGAAAATCCCCCATAACGCCCCGGTGGAAGGCTCCAGCCTGACCATCAGCATCGGTCTGTCGACCATCACCCCGCAACCTAACAGCCATTGCCGGCAGTTGATCTCGGCGGCGGACAAAGGGTTGTACCTGGCGAAGAACAATGGTCGCAATCAGGTGGGCATTGAATGAAAAAAACCGGGATCGGCTGCGTTAAAGCCGCCAAGCGGGCTGCCGTGATTCGGTGATTCCGTTATAATCGCCGGCTTTCAAAAGTTCGCCAACGAGTGCCGCCCCCCATGGAAATCAACCCGATCCTGAACACCATCAAGGACCTGTCCGAGCGCTCCGAAACTATTCGGGGGTATCTTTGACTACGATCAAAAGCATGAGCGTCTGACCGAGGTCAATCGCGAGCTTGAAGATCCGAGTGTCTGGAACAAACCCGAGTACGCCCAGGAACTGGGGCGCGAGCGTGCTGCTCTGGCACAGATCGTCGAGACTCTGGACGAGCTGAACGGCGGTCTGGCCGATTGCCGTGACCTGCTGGACATGGCGGTCGAAGAAAACGACGAAGGCGCGGTGGGCGATGTGGTCGCCGAACTGGCCCGTCTCGAGGAAAACCTCGCCAAGCTCGAATTCCGCCGCATGTTCAGCCATGAAATGGACCCGAACAACGCCTACCTGGACATCCAGGCCGGTTCCGGCGGCACCGAGGCCCAGGACTGGGCCAACATCCTGCTGCGCATGTACCTGCGCTGGGCCGACAAGCGCGGTTTCGAAGCCACCATCATGGAACTGTCCGCCGGTGAAGTGGCCGGGATCAAAGGTGCGACCGTGCACATCAAGGGCGAATACGCCTTTGGCTGGCTGCGCACCGAGATCGGCGTGCATCGCCTGGTGCGCAAGAGCCCGTTCGACTCCGGCAACCGTCGCCACACCTCGTTCTCGGCGGTGTTCGTCTCGCCAGAGATCGACGACAAGGTGGAAATCGAAATCAACCCGGCCGACCTGCGGATCGACACCTATCGTTCCTCCGGTGCCGGTGGTCAGCACGTAAACACCACCGACTCGGCCGTGCGTATCACCCACGTACCGACCAACACCGTGGTCAGCTGCCAGAACGAGCGTTCCCAGCACGCCAACAAGGACACCGCCATGAAAATGCTGCGGGCCAAGTTGTACGAGCTGGAGATGCAGAAGCGCAATGCGGCCTCCCAGGCCCTGGAAGACAGCAAGTCGGACATCGGCTGGGGGCATCAGATCCGCTCCTATGTGCTCGACGCGTCGCGGATCAAGGATCTGCGCACGAACATCGAACGCAGCGACTGCGACAAGGTGCTCGACGGCGACATCGACGAATACCTGGAAGCCAGCCTGAAGTCCGGCCTGTAAAAAGACCCGATACAGGGCCCGCTGATTCAGCGCGATCCCTGTAGGAGCCAGCTCTGCTGGCGATCCCCGGGCCGCAAGGCCCGGGGGCAACGAACCTGATGGAATATCTAAAGACATGAGCGACCAACAACTCGACCCGCAAGCCCTGCAACAGGAAGAGAACTCCCTGATCGCCCTGCGCAAGGAAAAGCTTGCTGCCGAGCGCGCCAAGGGCAATGCCTTCCCGAACGACTTCCGCCGCGAAAACTACTGCCAGGACCTGCAGAAGCAGTACGCCGACAAGACCAAGGAAGAGCTGGCAGAGGCGGCAATTCCGGTCAAGGTTGCCGGTCGCATCATGCTCAACCGTGGCTCGTTCATGGTGATCCAGGACATGACCGGGCGCATCCAGGTCTACGTCAACCGCAAGACCCTGTCCGAAGAAACCCTGGCCGCGGTGAAAACCTGGGACATGGGCGACATCATTGCCGCCGAAGGCACCCTGGCCCGTTCCGGCAAGGGCGACCTGTACGTTGAAATGACCCAGGTGCGCCTGCTGACCAAGTCGCTGCGTCCGCTGCCGGACAAGCACCACGGCCTGACCGACACCGAGCAGCGCTACCGCCAGCGCTACGTTGACCTGATCGTCAACGAGGACGTGCGCCAGACTTTCCGCGTGCGTTCGCAAGTCATTGCCCACATCCGCAGCTTCCTGATGAAGCGCGACTTCCTCGAAGTCGAGACGCCGATGCTGCAGACCATTCCCGGCGGCGCCGCGGCCAAGCCGTTCGAAACCCACCACAACGCCCTGGACATGGAAATGTTCCTGCGTATCGCGCCTGAGCTGTACCTCAAGCGTCTGGTGGTTGGCGGCTTTGAAAAGGTGTTCGAGATCAACCGCAACTTCCGTAACGAAGGCGTTTCGACCCGGCACAACCCTGAATTCACCATGTTGGAGTTCTACCAGGCCTACGCCGACTACGAAGACAACATGGACCTCACCGAAGAGCTGTTCCGTGAACTGGCGCAACTGGTGCTGGGCAGCACCGACGTGCCGTATGGCGACAAGGTGTTCCACTTCGGCGAGCCGTTCGCCCGTCTTTCGGTGTTCGATTCGATCCTCAAGTACAACCCCGAGCTGACCGCCGACGATCTGAACGACATCGACAAGGCTCGCGCCATCGCCAAGAAGGCCGGGGCCAAGGTGCTGGGCTTCGAAGGCCTGGGCAAGCTGCAGGTGATGATTTTCGAAGAGCTGGTGGAGCACAAGCTGGAGCAGCCGCACTTCATCACCCAGTACCCGTTCGAAGTGTCGCCGCTGGCCCGTCGCAACGACGACAACCCCAACGTCACCGACCGTTTCGAGCTGTTCATCGGCGGTCGCGAAATCGCCAACGCCTACTCCGAGCTCAATGACGCGGAAGACCAGGCCGAGCGCTTCATGGCCCAGGTGGCCGACAAGGACGCCGGCGACGACGAAGCCATGCACTATGACGCCGACTTCGTTCGTGCCCTGGAATACGGCATGCCGCCAACGGCCGGTGAAGGCATCGGCATCGACCGCCTGGTGATGCTGCTGACCAACTCGCCGTCGATCCGCGACGTGATCCTGTTCCCGCACATGCGGCCGCAAGCCTGAGTGTTTTGAATAACAAGCCGCCTTTATCAGGCGGCTTTTTATTGTCTGGCTGGAACTGACGTACCGCTTCTAATTCTGTGTGATTTTTCAGAGGGAATACCTGTCGTGAACCGCGCAATTGCTCAAGAAGGTGCAGCTGGCATCGCCACTGCGGTGGCTGAAAGCGTTCAGTACCAGGGGCGCAAGGCCAGCCGACAGGGCAGCGAACAGCGCCGACAGGAGATCCTCGACGCCGCCATGCGCATCGTCGTGCGTGACGGCGTGCGAGCCGTGCGTCACCGTGCGGTGGCCGCCGAAGCCGGTGTGCCCTTGTCGGCCACCACCTATTACTTCAAGGACATCGATGACCTGCTCACCGATACCTTCGCCCAGTACGTCGAGCGCAGCGCGGCGTACATGGCCAAGCTGTGGGCCAGCAACGAAGGGTTGCTGCGCGAGATGGTCGCCTACGGTGATGGCAGCCCGGCGTCGCGCTCGCAACTGGCCGATGATATTGCCCGCCTCACCGCCGACTACGTGCAGCGTCAGTTGCACACCCGCCGCGAGCACCTGATGGCCGAGCAGGCGTTCCGCCAGGAGGCGCTGCTCAATCCGCGCCTGGCGCAACTGGTGCGCTCGCACCAGCAGATCCTGCTTCAGGGCACCTGCCAGTTCTTCCAGGTCCTGGGTTCCCGGGAACCGCAGCAGGATGCCAAGGTGTTGACGTCTATAATCGGCCGGATGGAATATCAGGGCCTGCTCAACGACAGCGAGCCGCAGGCGGAGGAGGAGATGCTGGGCATCCTCACCCGCTACATGCATCTGGTGCTGGCTTCGGTCTGATTCATCCATCCCGCGCTGGTGCCGCGACCAAGGCTGTGCAGCCGGCGTCAGCGGCTACAGTGATTCTGGTGTTCATGGGAGATTTGCATGCAAGCCTGGCGCGTCCTGATGGCTCTGGCGTTTCTTCTGCTCAGCGGTTGCCTGGTGGTCTTCAAGGAACCGCTGCCGGCCGAACAGGCAGCGCCTGCCGCGTTGCTGGGCAAGTGGGCCAGCCAGAACGCCTGGGGCGAGCCGCTGAACATCGAGCTGCGCCAGATCGGCGTCAACCGCTATCGGGCCGCGAGTTTCCCCGGCGGCACGGCACGCCCGCGCGATTCCTACGAGTTCACGGTGTCGCGACATGGCAATCGCTGGTATCTGTCGGCGGCGGTGCCCCAGGCCTTCGGCGGGCACTACAGCATTGCCGGGTTCGAACTGACGGCCAGGCACGAACTGGTGCTCTATACCCTGGACCTGGAACAGATTCGCCAGTCCCTGGGTCAAAAGGCCCTGAGCGGGGAATCCATGCCCACGGCCGAGGGCGAGGGGTTGCTGATCAGCAGTCCGTTGCCCGAGGTCTTCGCTTACCTTGACGACCCCGCCAACTCCGACCTGTTCGTCGAGACGGCACGTTTCAAGCGCGTGGCCCGCTGAGCCCGCGCCACAGACCCAATCAATAGGAACTTCCGGTGGACGACTACCAGCAGACGATACGCACTTTGTCCGATCGCATAGTGCTGGCGCAGACCCCGATCCGCGTACTGGATGCGGTGAAGTGGGACGAGAACATCCGCAAGGGCTTTCTCAAGGCCAAGGGCAAGGAATTGCCCGCCGTGGATCGCGCCTATTACGAAGGACGGCCGCTGTCCTTCGATTCCGGGGCGGTGAAGCTGGAATTCCAGAACATCGAGCGCGACATCACCCGGCAACTGGGGCAGTTCAGCCCGGTGGGGCAGATCATGCGCCGCATGTGCAAGGAATACCGCATGGTGGTGCGCATGCTCGAAGCCCGGGGCACCGGCGACTTCGGGCTGATCTCCCAGGAGCTTTACGGCGCCGCGTCCGATGCCTTCCACGCCGGCGATCCGACCCTGGCGGACCTTGGGCTGATGATGTCCGACTACCTGAACAACATCGACGGGCGCGGCGACCTCAAGGACGAACCCAAGGTACTCAGCGCCAAGCAGGCGGTCAGCCTGTTGCAGAGTCGGCTGAACAAGGTGTTCGGCGAAGCCGAGGAAACCATCCGCGTGTTCGAGTCCGATGGCATTGTCGCCGACGCCGCGGCGGGCGCCGACTACATCAAGATCCGCAGCGACGCGATGTTCAACGAGCGCGATGTGCGGGCCCTGGAAGTCCATGAAGGGCTGGTGCATGTGGGCACCACCCTCAATGGCCTGAACCAGCCGATCTGCACCTTCCTGGCCAAGGGCCCGCCCTCGTCCACGGTGACCCAGGAAGGCCTGGCGATCCTCATGGAAATCATCACCTTCGCCTCTTACCCCAGCCGCTTGCGCAAGCTGACCAACCGCACCCGGGCCATCCACATGGTGGAGGAGGGGGCGGACTTCCTGCAGGTGTTCGAGTTCTTCCGCGAGCAGGGTTTCGAGATGGCCGAGAGCTATGGCAACGCCAGCCGGGTGTTCCGCGGTTCGGTGCCCACGGGGCTGCCGTTTACCAAAGACTTGTCCTATCTCAAGGGCTTCATCATGGTTTACAACTACATTCAGCTGGCCGTGCGCAAGGGCAAGCTGGAGCAGATCCCCTTGCTGTTCTGTGGCAAGACCACCCTGGAAGACATGCGTACCTTGCGCCAGTTGGTGGACGAAGGGCTGGTGGTCGCGCCCAAGTACCTGCCGGACCAGTTCCGTGACCTGAATGCGCTGTCGGCGTGGATGTGTTTCTCCAACTTCCTCAACCACCTGAGCCTGGACCGGATCGAGGCGGACTACTCCAACATCCTTTGAATCTTTCCGGGGGCACACATGGACGTACTGGTAGCTGCACGGAGTGGCCGATGATGCGCATCCTGGCCGCGCTGGCCCTGTTGCTCTGCCTCAATGGCTGCAGCTCGCTGCTGTTCTATCCCGAACCCGGGCTGCCCTTTACTCCCGAGCGGGCCAAGCTTCAATACCGGGACGTGACCCTGACCAGCGCCGACGGCCTCAAGCTGCACGGCTGGTGGCTGCCGGCCAAGCCGGGGGTGGCGGTCAAGGGCACGGTGCTGCACCTGCATGGCAACGGCGGCAATCTGGCCTGGCATCTGGGAGGCAGTTGGTGGCTGCCGGAACAGGGTTATCAGGTATTGCTCCTGGACTACCGCGGTTATGGCGTGTCCGAAGGCGCGCCGAGCCTGCCGGCGATCTACCAG harbors:
- the prfB gene encoding peptide chain release factor 2 (programmed frameshift), which translates into the protein MEINPILNTIKDLSERSETIRGYLDYDQKHERLTEVNRELEDPSVWNKPEYAQELGRERAALAQIVETLDELNGGLADCRDLLDMAVEENDEGAVGDVVAELARLEENLAKLEFRRMFSHEMDPNNAYLDIQAGSGGTEAQDWANILLRMYLRWADKRGFEATIMELSAGEVAGIKGATVHIKGEYAFGWLRTEIGVHRLVRKSPFDSGNRRHTSFSAVFVSPEIDDKVEIEINPADLRIDTYRSSGAGGQHVNTTDSAVRITHVPTNTVVSCQNERSQHANKDTAMKMLRAKLYELEMQKRNAASQALEDSKSDIGWGHQIRSYVLDASRIKDLRTNIERSDCDKVLDGDIDEYLEASLKSGL
- the lysS gene encoding lysine--tRNA ligase → MSDQQLDPQALQQEENSLIALRKEKLAAERAKGNAFPNDFRRENYCQDLQKQYADKTKEELAEAAIPVKVAGRIMLNRGSFMVIQDMTGRIQVYVNRKTLSEETLAAVKTWDMGDIIAAEGTLARSGKGDLYVEMTQVRLLTKSLRPLPDKHHGLTDTEQRYRQRYVDLIVNEDVRQTFRVRSQVIAHIRSFLMKRDFLEVETPMLQTIPGGAAAKPFETHHNALDMEMFLRIAPELYLKRLVVGGFEKVFEINRNFRNEGVSTRHNPEFTMLEFYQAYADYEDNMDLTEELFRELAQLVLGSTDVPYGDKVFHFGEPFARLSVFDSILKYNPELTADDLNDIDKARAIAKKAGAKVLGFEGLGKLQVMIFEELVEHKLEQPHFITQYPFEVSPLARRNDDNPNVTDRFELFIGGREIANAYSELNDAEDQAERFMAQVADKDAGDDEAMHYDADFVRALEYGMPPTAGEGIGIDRLVMLLTNSPSIRDVILFPHMRPQA
- a CDS encoding TetR/AcrR family transcriptional regulator, whose amino-acid sequence is MNRAIAQEGAAGIATAVAESVQYQGRKASRQGSEQRRQEILDAAMRIVVRDGVRAVRHRAVAAEAGVPLSATTYYFKDIDDLLTDTFAQYVERSAAYMAKLWASNEGLLREMVAYGDGSPASRSQLADDIARLTADYVQRQLHTRREHLMAEQAFRQEALLNPRLAQLVRSHQQILLQGTCQFFQVLGSREPQQDAKVLTSIIGRMEYQGLLNDSEPQAEEEMLGILTRYMHLVLASV
- a CDS encoding flavohemoglobin expression-modulating QEGLA motif protein, coding for MDDYQQTIRTLSDRIVLAQTPIRVLDAVKWDENIRKGFLKAKGKELPAVDRAYYEGRPLSFDSGAVKLEFQNIERDITRQLGQFSPVGQIMRRMCKEYRMVVRMLEARGTGDFGLISQELYGAASDAFHAGDPTLADLGLMMSDYLNNIDGRGDLKDEPKVLSAKQAVSLLQSRLNKVFGEAEETIRVFESDGIVADAAAGADYIKIRSDAMFNERDVRALEVHEGLVHVGTTLNGLNQPICTFLAKGPPSSTVTQEGLAILMEIITFASYPSRLRKLTNRTRAIHMVEEGADFLQVFEFFREQGFEMAESYGNASRVFRGSVPTGLPFTKDLSYLKGFIMVYNYIQLAVRKGKLEQIPLLFCGKTTLEDMRTLRQLVDEGLVVAPKYLPDQFRDLNALSAWMCFSNFLNHLSLDRIEADYSNIL